In Rhizobium indicum, the following proteins share a genomic window:
- a CDS encoding LacI family DNA-binding transcriptional regulator, which translates to MSRSKEPESKITIADVARAAGVSPMTVSRVLNDRGGASAETSQRIILAASELNYRPNPFARGLRSDRSKAIGLLVPDITNPFFPEVIRGAEDAASAAGYNLLLSNVVENSKREEELIETLLRHRVDGIIVCSPRLPDAALHKALAPHRAVVLINREAPNEVAGTIVTDYETGASRAIDHLVERGRRKIAIIAGPRSSFGGKSRLVGFRKTLAAHGLKAQGIVYCDPTAAGGQTAAAQLLAETPGIDALVCYNDLNAIGAMKACRAAGISIPGQIALIGFDDIPTAELLSPALTTLRVQKREMGEEAVRLLLSRIATRNRQHGIVIVPELIIRETT; encoded by the coding sequence TTGAGCCGCTCCAAAGAGCCAGAATCCAAAATAACCATCGCCGATGTCGCCCGCGCCGCAGGGGTGTCGCCGATGACGGTATCGCGCGTGCTCAATGATCGGGGCGGAGCCAGTGCGGAGACCAGTCAGCGGATTATCTTAGCGGCGAGCGAACTCAACTACCGGCCCAATCCCTTTGCGCGCGGATTGCGGTCCGATCGATCGAAGGCCATCGGCCTTCTCGTTCCCGACATCACCAATCCGTTCTTTCCAGAAGTCATCAGGGGAGCCGAGGATGCCGCGAGCGCTGCCGGCTACAACCTGCTTCTGTCCAATGTCGTCGAGAACAGCAAGCGGGAGGAAGAACTCATCGAAACGCTGCTGCGGCATCGGGTCGACGGGATCATCGTCTGCAGCCCGCGACTGCCCGACGCTGCGCTTCACAAGGCGCTTGCGCCACACCGTGCCGTGGTGCTCATCAACCGCGAGGCGCCCAACGAGGTCGCGGGGACGATCGTCACCGACTACGAGACGGGCGCGTCGCGTGCCATCGACCATCTGGTCGAGCGCGGGCGCCGCAAGATAGCGATCATCGCCGGGCCGCGCAGTTCGTTTGGCGGCAAGAGCCGTCTTGTCGGCTTTCGCAAGACGCTGGCCGCCCACGGGCTCAAAGCGCAAGGCATCGTTTATTGCGATCCGACCGCGGCAGGCGGGCAAACAGCGGCCGCGCAATTGCTGGCGGAGACGCCCGGCATCGATGCCCTTGTCTGCTACAACGATCTCAATGCGATCGGCGCCATGAAGGCCTGCAGGGCCGCCGGCATTTCTATCCCCGGGCAAATCGCCTTGATCGGTTTCGACGATATTCCGACTGCCGAACTGCTGTCCCCGGCGCTCACCACCCTGCGGGTGCAAAAACGCGAAATGGGGGAGGAAGCCGTGCGCCTGCTGCTCAGCCGCATCGCCACCAGAAACCGCCAGCACGGCATCGTCATCGTGCCGGAGCTCATCATCCGCGAAACGACCTGA
- a CDS encoding ABC transporter substrate-binding protein codes for MQHVRILRRQVVSTVAAAILMGAGWAGAAFGFEESPELKALVDAGKLPPVEKRLPKEPLVLTPLESVGTYGGTWRTATFGGGDSEIERSIGYTRLVRWNPEWTEVIPDLAKSVEVNANATEYTFTLREGTRWSDGEPFTADDLVWWNENVLRNTKITPAAPDWLTAGGETVKVEKLAADKVVFKFAAPNGLFLMNMATVRGSDILAAAPAHYLKQFHKDFNPDGVDALVKAAGATDWVQLFNNKIGFPGRWRDLGRPTLDAWVLTAPYNGTTQVVGERNPYYAKVDTAGNQLPYFDRITIDVMQDTQAIILKAISGEIDMQNRFIETTDARTVIVQNQEKGGYGLFIARPAWSNALLITLNQTHKNPALRAVFSNKDFRIGLSYAINREELNQLIYAGQAKPYQAAPREGTALYDEKMATQYLEYNVDLANQYLDKAGLTKHDAEGYRLGQDGKRITFAIDALTGSPIQVDALEMIQRYWRAVGIDMQPRPAERSLIFSRLQNNENDGLGWVGGGGYDFLGLLDPKWYFPHEYESSFATAWGLYYQNPKDPNAQEPSPAAKKQMDLYRQVQEAPTLEKQLAEMKELLAITRDEFYVIGTNLEPDRVGIVKTNMRNVPKVIPSTSFYMTPGPAKPETFYYQQ; via the coding sequence ATGCAACACGTCAGAATCTTAAGACGGCAGGTTGTCTCGACCGTTGCCGCGGCGATCCTCATGGGTGCCGGCTGGGCCGGTGCCGCATTCGGCTTTGAGGAGTCGCCGGAACTGAAGGCGCTGGTCGATGCCGGCAAGCTGCCGCCGGTCGAAAAGCGGCTGCCCAAGGAGCCGCTGGTACTCACGCCGCTTGAATCGGTTGGTACCTATGGCGGCACCTGGCGCACGGCCACCTTTGGCGGTGGCGACAGCGAGATCGAACGTTCAATCGGCTATACGAGACTGGTCCGCTGGAATCCGGAATGGACCGAAGTGATCCCCGATCTCGCCAAGAGCGTCGAGGTCAATGCCAATGCCACCGAATATACCTTCACCTTGCGTGAAGGCACACGCTGGTCGGACGGCGAGCCCTTTACCGCGGACGATCTGGTGTGGTGGAACGAGAACGTGCTGCGCAACACCAAGATCACGCCTGCAGCACCCGACTGGCTGACCGCAGGCGGAGAGACCGTCAAGGTCGAAAAGCTCGCCGCCGACAAGGTCGTCTTCAAATTTGCCGCGCCGAACGGCCTGTTCCTGATGAATATGGCGACCGTTCGCGGCTCCGATATTCTGGCAGCCGCACCGGCCCATTACCTCAAGCAATTCCACAAGGATTTCAATCCCGACGGCGTCGATGCCCTGGTGAAGGCAGCCGGTGCAACCGACTGGGTCCAGCTCTTCAACAACAAGATCGGGTTTCCCGGCCGCTGGCGCGATCTCGGCCGTCCAACGCTCGATGCCTGGGTGTTGACCGCGCCCTATAACGGCACCACCCAGGTCGTTGGAGAACGCAATCCATACTATGCCAAGGTGGATACCGCAGGAAACCAGCTGCCTTACTTCGATCGGATCACCATCGATGTGATGCAGGATACGCAGGCCATCATCCTGAAGGCGATCAGCGGCGAAATCGACATGCAGAACCGCTTCATCGAGACGACGGACGCCCGTACGGTGATCGTGCAGAACCAGGAGAAAGGAGGCTACGGCCTGTTCATTGCCCGGCCGGCGTGGTCGAACGCCCTGCTGATCACCCTCAATCAGACCCACAAGAATCCGGCCTTGCGTGCTGTCTTTTCCAACAAGGATTTCCGCATCGGCCTCAGCTACGCCATCAACCGCGAAGAGCTCAACCAGCTGATCTATGCCGGACAGGCCAAGCCTTATCAGGCGGCACCGCGTGAAGGCACCGCGCTCTATGACGAGAAGATGGCGACGCAGTATCTGGAATATAATGTCGATCTCGCCAATCAGTATCTCGACAAGGCCGGCCTTACCAAACATGACGCCGAAGGCTATCGCCTCGGTCAGGACGGCAAGCGGATCACCTTCGCGATCGACGCCTTGACCGGAAGCCCGATCCAGGTGGATGCCCTCGAGATGATCCAGCGCTACTGGCGGGCTGTCGGCATCGACATGCAGCCCCGCCCGGCCGAACGTTCGCTGATCTTCTCCCGCCTGCAGAACAACGAGAATGACGGCCTTGGATGGGTCGGCGGCGGTGGCTACGACTTCCTCGGCCTGCTGGATCCCAAATGGTATTTCCCGCACGAATACGAGTCGAGCTTCGCGACGGCCTGGGGCCTCTATTACCAGAACCCCAAGGATCCGAACGCGCAAGAACCGAGCCCCGCTGCCAAGAAGCAGATGGATCTCTACCGGCAGGTGCAGGAAGCGCCGACGCTCGAAAAGCAGTTGGCCGAGATGAAGGAACTGCTGGCGATCACCCGTGACGAATTCTACGTCATCGGCACCAACCTGGAGCCGGATCGCGTCGGCATCGTCAAGACCAATATGCGCAATGTCCCGAAGGTCATTCCCAGCACATCGTTCTACATGACGCCGGGACCGGCAAAGCCCGAGACCTTCTACTACCAGCAATAA
- a CDS encoding ABC transporter permease, whose protein sequence is MAGFIIRRLLYMIPMMFAISVVTFIIIQLPPGDFLTAMTARLASQNETIDPGVIAGLRERYGLDQPWAVQYWKWISGILLRGDFGQSLDWNKPVSELIWGRMGLTMVVSVTTLFFVWAVAFPIGIYSAVRQYSVGDYVATFFGFLGLAIPNFLLALVLMYVSAQYFGQSTGGLFSPAYINAVWSWAKLGDLMSHMWIPVVVLGTGATAALIRIMRANLLDELNKPYVDMARARGLSEIRLLLKYPVRVALNPFVSTVGWVLPHLVSGSVVVSIVLSLPITGPLLLNALFAQDMYLAGTFILLMSMLTLIGTLISDLLLAWLDPRIRNG, encoded by the coding sequence ATGGCCGGCTTCATCATCAGACGTCTGCTTTACATGATCCCGATGATGTTCGCGATATCAGTCGTGACCTTCATCATCATCCAGCTGCCGCCCGGCGACTTCCTGACCGCGATGACGGCGCGTCTGGCCTCCCAGAACGAAACGATCGATCCCGGCGTCATCGCCGGCCTGCGTGAACGTTACGGCCTCGATCAGCCCTGGGCGGTCCAATACTGGAAATGGATCAGCGGCATCCTGCTGCGCGGCGATTTCGGCCAGTCCCTCGATTGGAACAAGCCGGTCAGCGAGCTGATCTGGGGCCGCATGGGCCTGACGATGGTGGTCTCGGTCACCACACTGTTCTTCGTCTGGGCGGTGGCCTTTCCGATCGGCATCTATTCGGCCGTGCGGCAATATTCGGTGGGAGATTACGTCGCCACCTTCTTCGGCTTCCTCGGCCTTGCCATCCCGAACTTCCTGCTGGCGCTGGTGCTGATGTATGTTTCGGCTCAATATTTCGGCCAAAGTACCGGCGGGCTGTTTTCGCCCGCCTATATAAATGCGGTCTGGAGCTGGGCCAAGCTCGGCGATCTCATGTCGCATATGTGGATCCCGGTCGTCGTTCTCGGCACCGGCGCGACGGCAGCGCTGATCCGTATCATGCGCGCCAACCTGCTCGACGAGCTCAACAAGCCCTATGTCGACATGGCCCGCGCCCGGGGCTTGAGTGAAATCCGGCTGCTGTTGAAATATCCGGTGCGGGTGGCGCTCAACCCCTTTGTCTCGACCGTCGGCTGGGTGCTGCCGCACCTCGTCTCCGGCTCGGTGGTGGTCTCCATCGTTCTCAGCCTGCCGATCACCGGGCCACTGCTGCTCAACGCCCTCTTTGCCCAGGACATGTATCTGGCCGGCACGTTCATCCTGCTGATGAGCATGCTGACGCTGATCGGCACACTGATTTCGGACCTGCTGCTCGCCTGGCTCGATCCACGCATTCGCAACGGCTGA
- a CDS encoding ABC transporter permease: MTDQAIALSPERIQNSDAVAGQWKLIWRRFRRHRLALAAGVVIFLIYLVALFAEVLAPVSSQTYDSRYTYAPPQQIRFAGYDAAGQFHPLYVNGYSMKVDPIALSRNYVPDPAVVIPLGFFVKGEPYRLWGLFNFDRHLIGPIEMGKPFYLFGADRLGRDVFSRTVHGTRVSMSVGLIGVAISLILGIILGGISGLYGGWVDDVIQRSIELINSIPTIPLWMGLAAAVPISADPLLVYLWITIILSLIGWTDLARVVRGRFLSLKTEDFVIAARLDGCSQMRIIWRHMVPSFMSHIIASVTLAIPTMILAETALSFLGIGLRPPVVSWGVLLQEAQNILAVSSAPWLFLPGLAVIVTVLALNFLGDGLRDAADPYEY, encoded by the coding sequence ATGACCGATCAAGCCATCGCGCTATCACCCGAACGGATCCAGAATTCCGACGCGGTCGCCGGGCAGTGGAAGCTCATCTGGCGGCGCTTCCGTCGCCATCGCCTGGCGCTGGCGGCCGGCGTCGTCATCTTTTTGATCTACCTGGTCGCCCTGTTTGCCGAGGTTCTCGCCCCGGTTTCGTCGCAGACCTACGATTCCCGCTACACCTATGCGCCGCCGCAGCAGATCAGGTTCGCCGGCTACGACGCGGCCGGGCAGTTTCATCCGCTCTACGTCAACGGTTATTCGATGAAGGTTGACCCGATCGCGCTCAGCCGCAATTACGTGCCCGATCCGGCCGTCGTCATCCCCCTCGGCTTCTTCGTCAAGGGCGAACCCTACCGGCTCTGGGGGCTGTTTAATTTCGACCGGCACCTGATCGGCCCGATCGAGATGGGCAAACCATTCTACCTGTTCGGCGCCGACCGGCTGGGTCGCGACGTCTTCAGCCGGACGGTCCACGGCACCCGCGTTTCTATGTCCGTCGGACTGATCGGGGTGGCAATCAGCCTCATCCTCGGCATCATCCTGGGCGGCATCTCGGGGCTCTACGGCGGCTGGGTGGACGATGTCATCCAGCGCTCCATCGAACTCATCAACTCTATCCCGACCATCCCGTTGTGGATGGGCCTTGCGGCTGCCGTTCCGATCAGCGCCGATCCGCTCCTGGTCTATCTCTGGATCACGATCATCCTGTCGCTGATCGGCTGGACCGACCTGGCACGGGTGGTGCGCGGGCGCTTCCTGTCGCTCAAGACGGAAGACTTCGTCATAGCCGCCCGTCTCGACGGCTGCTCGCAGATGCGCATCATCTGGCGGCACATGGTGCCGTCCTTCATGAGCCACATCATCGCCTCGGTGACGCTTGCCATTCCGACGATGATCCTCGCAGAAACCGCGCTCTCCTTCCTCGGCATCGGCCTGCGCCCGCCGGTGGTGAGCTGGGGCGTGCTGCTTCAGGAGGCACAGAACATTCTTGCCGTCTCGAGCGCACCCTGGCTGTTTCTTCCCGGTCTCGCGGTGATCGTCACCGTGCTCGCCCTCAATTTCCTCGGTGATGGATTACGCGATGCTGCAGATCCCTATGAATACTGA
- a CDS encoding ABC transporter ATP-binding protein — translation MNTDPNFAAAGGRHRDRDPLIEVDDLRTHFFGVAGTIKAVDGVSFSIPRGKTVCVVGESGSGKSITGRSILNQVPRGGRIVSGAIRYRPDPAAPSVDLAALDPRGHDMRAIRGAQIGLISQEPMAALSPVHTIGNQMVEVIRLHLKMGKKEAREHAIETLALVGIPRPAERMENYAFQFSGGMRQRVCIALALACRPKLLIADEPTTALDVTTQANILDLLASLQAEFGLSVLFVTHDLGVVAEIADEVVVMYVGRVVEAGDVDTIFHAPVHPYTKALLQSVPRMHGQPTERLAIIDGMVPSRFNRPQGCSFHPRCKEARAGLCDQKDPQPVTIGDGHVASCLLYEGRQ, via the coding sequence ATGAATACTGATCCCAATTTTGCCGCAGCCGGCGGCCGGCACAGGGATCGCGACCCGCTGATCGAGGTCGATGATCTCAGGACCCATTTCTTCGGGGTTGCGGGCACCATCAAGGCGGTCGACGGCGTCTCCTTTTCCATCCCGCGCGGCAAGACGGTCTGTGTCGTCGGCGAATCCGGTTCGGGCAAGAGCATCACCGGCCGCTCGATCCTCAATCAGGTTCCCAGGGGAGGGCGGATCGTCTCGGGGGCAATCCGCTACCGGCCGGATCCGGCAGCACCCTCCGTCGACCTGGCGGCGCTCGATCCGCGCGGCCACGACATGCGGGCGATCCGCGGTGCCCAGATCGGCCTGATCAGCCAGGAGCCGATGGCCGCACTTTCCCCCGTTCATACGATCGGCAACCAGATGGTGGAAGTGATCCGCCTGCATCTGAAGATGGGAAAGAAGGAGGCGCGCGAACATGCCATCGAGACATTGGCTCTGGTCGGCATTCCGCGGCCGGCCGAGCGTATGGAAAACTATGCCTTCCAGTTTTCCGGTGGCATGCGCCAGCGCGTCTGTATCGCCTTGGCGCTCGCCTGCCGCCCCAAGCTGCTGATCGCCGACGAACCGACCACGGCGCTCGATGTGACCACCCAGGCCAATATCCTCGATCTGCTGGCCTCGCTGCAGGCCGAATTCGGGCTCTCGGTGCTGTTCGTGACCCATGATCTCGGTGTGGTGGCCGAAATCGCCGACGAAGTCGTCGTCATGTATGTCGGCCGGGTCGTGGAGGCAGGCGATGTCGACACGATCTTCCACGCGCCTGTTCATCCCTACACCAAGGCGCTGCTGCAATCGGTGCCGCGCATGCACGGGCAACCCACCGAACGGCTTGCGATCATCGATGGCATGGTGCCCTCGCGTTTCAACCGGCCCCAGGGCTGCAGCTTTCATCCCCGATGCAAAGAGGCGAGGGCCGGCCTGTGCGACCAAAAGGATCCGCAGCCCGTTACGATCGGCGACGGGCATGTCGCCAGCTGTCTGCTTTACGAAGGAAGACAATGA
- a CDS encoding ABC transporter ATP-binding protein, with amino-acid sequence MADPITQPSPLLELTDLRMHFPIRKGAFRRVVGHVKAVDGVSLRVEDGETLGIVGESGCGKSTLARTVLRIYQPTSGEIRYRNRSGGTVDLAALSGSALDEIHRDLRIVFQDPQSSLNPRLPVIDIIGEVLGVNGIAKGRELEHRVADLMQSVGLRPEYMHRYPHAFSGGERQRIGIARALASNPRLVIADEAVSALDVSVQAQTINLLQDLQEQFGLTYLFVAHDLSVVRHISDNIAVMYVGRVVEKAPTEQIFSRPLHPYTEALLSAVPIADPRMRRHGQRIRLAGEVADPAHPPPGCAFHPRCRYATELCRQEVPGLRTVTADGHAVACHHAESLSLNPFADRTVPEFN; translated from the coding sequence ATGGCTGATCCCATAACCCAACCAAGCCCGCTGCTCGAGCTGACCGATCTCAGGATGCATTTCCCCATTCGCAAGGGCGCATTCCGGCGTGTGGTCGGACACGTCAAGGCGGTCGATGGTGTCTCGCTTCGTGTCGAGGATGGCGAAACACTCGGCATTGTCGGGGAATCGGGCTGCGGCAAGTCCACGCTTGCCCGCACGGTGCTGCGCATCTATCAGCCGACGAGCGGTGAAATCCGCTATCGCAACCGCAGCGGCGGCACGGTCGATCTCGCGGCCTTGTCGGGGTCTGCCCTCGACGAAATCCATCGCGACCTGCGCATCGTGTTTCAGGATCCGCAATCCTCACTCAATCCGCGCCTTCCCGTCATCGACATCATCGGCGAGGTGCTTGGTGTCAACGGCATCGCCAAGGGCCGGGAACTCGAGCACCGGGTCGCCGACCTCATGCAGAGCGTCGGCCTGCGGCCCGAATACATGCACCGCTATCCGCATGCGTTTTCCGGCGGCGAGCGGCAGCGCATCGGCATCGCCCGGGCGCTGGCCTCCAATCCGCGGCTGGTGATCGCCGATGAGGCCGTTTCGGCGCTCGATGTCAGCGTGCAGGCACAAACCATCAACTTGCTGCAGGACCTGCAGGAACAGTTCGGTCTGACCTATCTCTTCGTCGCCCACGACCTCTCGGTTGTCCGGCATATCTCGGACAATATCGCCGTCATGTATGTCGGTCGGGTCGTCGAAAAGGCGCCGACGGAGCAGATCTTTTCGCGCCCGCTCCATCCCTACACCGAAGCGCTGCTCTCGGCGGTGCCGATTGCCGATCCGAGGATGCGCCGCCACGGCCAGCGCATCCGGCTGGCGGGCGAGGTTGCCGATCCCGCCCACCCGCCGCCCGGCTGCGCATTTCATCCGCGCTGCCGCTACGCCACCGAGCTGTGTAGGCAGGAGGTGCCGGGCTTGCGCACCGTCACGGCCGATGGGCACGCAGTGGCCTGCCATCATGCCGAATCCTTGTCGCTTAATCCCTTCGCCGACCGTACCGTTCCGGAGTTCAATTGA
- a CDS encoding 5-deoxy-glucuronate isomerase: MPEFIPRSEQRPIVDTSSTTLDLIYFDLVTLASNEQDIRLLPAHESLYVVLSGQVDIEVDGIMFEAVGRRADIWGGDADSVYAPVGANVRISARGAAAEVAIAGGLCDTHYAPFRITPDEVDAVNVGSSDTHSQRRIVHLLGQRQNGRCGNLLVSELYAGEGCWSGYPPHKHDTEDGDVETRHEELYHYRFQPETGFGSQITYDEDGPVKILMTRNGDTVLVDRGYHPTVTSPGHRGYIFTILVGKHRRGLIQRFDPAHQHLTKTIPGIDAMRDKFK, from the coding sequence ATGCCCGAATTCATTCCACGCTCCGAGCAGCGTCCCATTGTGGATACCTCCTCCACGACGCTCGATCTCATCTACTTCGATCTCGTCACGCTCGCCTCCAACGAGCAGGACATCCGGCTGCTGCCCGCGCACGAAAGCCTCTACGTCGTGCTGTCGGGTCAGGTGGATATCGAGGTGGATGGCATCATGTTCGAAGCGGTGGGCCGGCGAGCCGATATCTGGGGAGGCGATGCGGACTCGGTTTACGCGCCCGTCGGCGCCAATGTCCGGATATCGGCTCGTGGCGCGGCAGCGGAAGTGGCCATCGCGGGCGGCCTCTGCGACACGCACTACGCCCCGTTTCGCATCACGCCGGATGAGGTCGACGCGGTCAATGTCGGCTCGTCGGACACGCATAGCCAGCGGCGGATCGTCCATCTGCTCGGCCAACGGCAGAACGGGCGCTGCGGTAACCTGCTGGTGAGCGAACTCTATGCCGGCGAGGGATGCTGGTCCGGCTATCCCCCTCACAAACACGATACCGAAGACGGTGATGTCGAGACCCGGCACGAAGAACTGTATCACTACCGCTTCCAGCCCGAGACCGGTTTCGGCAGCCAGATCACCTATGACGAAGACGGTCCGGTCAAGATCCTCATGACCCGCAACGGCGACACTGTCCTGGTCGACCGGGGTTACCACCCGACAGTCACCTCGCCGGGGCACCGGGGCTATATCTTCACCATTCTCGTCGGCAAGCATCGTCGGGGGCTGATCCAGCGCTTCGATCCCGCCCATCAGCATCTGACCAAAACCATCCCCGGCATCGATGCGATGCGCGACAAGTTCAAATAA
- a CDS encoding GH39 family glycosyl hydrolase yields MRERTRINVDASEAVRPFNRFWRGTGFSPAELLLEPEMRQMLAYIGGLPNEGIRFLRVHYLYNLLSAKGEAGYDWSLLDRALDVMIEHRLKPFFELMGNPSGLFTDYEDMDQVKRWRDLVTATVDRYGARYGMDELRTWYFETTNEADSGWWTYGIKGYTNYYDACVAGLDAIDPSLPMGGPGTARTLSPIFRALMAHCDSGTSCLSGDGPPRIDYISIHEKGVNGSKEDLTPKTNAIVDRTLLVVDYLKEHHPRLAGLPIINDECDPQLGWSDHHSWHGKAYYAGIIARIIEQHDRRIIAPKAANFTFLSNDHAFIGGWSQRTIFAYFGSRNFTKAQWEHKTNLDMLVTDVDSAPPFDIIKKPGLTSMELLATLGDTVCKVTAEPPLAPDQDGLAILPTRLPGGGVSISLIHSVDAINRSGRTAVRLEVSGLVPGRHALCLLRIDEEFTNPMEVWEAQRDESNPRGPFEPVGAPPAPDEAQFAEMRRAQEPALLHPISVVDCDEGRISIDLDVPLPSLTQVLVVPDIGALPAAPTGLVVERYLGLGGREERMLFWAAGDISPAIFYDVLVSTDGGTFEKVSSAPLISTAFLHMSPPEGVRYAVCARDAFGRRSELCVSGS; encoded by the coding sequence ATGCGTGAACGTACGCGAATAAACGTTGATGCCAGTGAAGCGGTGCGCCCGTTCAACCGCTTCTGGCGGGGCACCGGCTTTTCACCCGCCGAGCTTCTGCTCGAGCCCGAGATGCGCCAGATGCTTGCCTATATTGGCGGCCTGCCGAATGAAGGCATCCGGTTCCTGCGCGTGCATTATCTCTACAACCTGCTGAGCGCGAAGGGCGAGGCCGGCTACGACTGGTCGCTGCTCGACCGCGCGCTCGACGTGATGATCGAACACCGGCTGAAGCCGTTCTTCGAGCTGATGGGCAACCCGTCGGGCCTGTTCACCGATTATGAGGACATGGATCAGGTCAAGCGCTGGCGGGATCTCGTGACGGCAACAGTCGACCGTTATGGCGCGCGTTACGGCATGGACGAGTTGCGGACATGGTATTTCGAAACGACGAATGAGGCCGACTCCGGCTGGTGGACCTACGGGATCAAGGGTTACACCAACTACTACGACGCCTGCGTCGCCGGGCTCGATGCCATCGATCCCAGCCTGCCGATGGGCGGGCCTGGCACCGCCCGCACGCTCTCGCCGATCTTTCGCGCCCTCATGGCCCATTGCGACAGCGGCACGAGCTGCCTCAGCGGTGACGGCCCGCCGCGCATCGATTACATCTCGATCCATGAAAAGGGCGTCAACGGCAGCAAGGAAGACCTGACTCCGAAAACCAACGCCATCGTCGACCGCACGTTGCTCGTCGTCGACTATCTCAAGGAGCATCACCCGCGCCTGGCGGGCCTGCCCATCATCAACGATGAATGCGATCCGCAGCTCGGCTGGAGCGATCATCATAGCTGGCACGGCAAAGCCTATTATGCCGGCATCATCGCCCGCATCATCGAACAGCACGACCGGCGCATCATCGCCCCGAAAGCGGCGAATTTCACCTTTCTCAGCAATGACCACGCCTTTATCGGCGGCTGGAGCCAGCGCACGATCTTTGCCTATTTCGGTTCGCGCAATTTCACCAAGGCGCAGTGGGAGCACAAGACCAATCTGGATATGCTGGTCACGGATGTCGACAGCGCGCCGCCCTTCGACATCATCAAGAAGCCCGGCCTCACATCGATGGAACTGCTGGCAACGCTTGGCGATACCGTTTGCAAGGTGACGGCCGAACCGCCGCTTGCGCCCGACCAGGATGGCCTGGCGATCCTGCCGACACGGCTGCCGGGCGGCGGTGTCTCCATCAGCCTTATCCACAGCGTCGATGCCATCAACCGCTCGGGCCGGACCGCCGTTCGTCTCGAGGTGAGCGGTTTGGTTCCCGGCCGCCACGCGCTTTGCCTGCTACGCATCGACGAGGAATTCACCAATCCGATGGAGGTCTGGGAAGCCCAGCGCGACGAAAGCAACCCGCGCGGCCCCTTCGAGCCGGTCGGCGCACCGCCCGCACCTGATGAAGCGCAGTTCGCCGAAATGCGCCGCGCGCAGGAGCCCGCCCTGCTGCATCCGATCAGCGTCGTCGACTGCGACGAAGGCCGGATCAGTATCGATCTCGATGTGCCATTGCCGTCGCTGACGCAGGTGCTTGTCGTTCCCGATATTGGCGCGCTCCCGGCGGCGCCGACCGGTCTTGTCGTCGAACGCTACCTTGGTCTTGGCGGTCGCGAAGAGCGCATGCTCTTCTGGGCTGCCGGCGATATCAGCCCGGCCATCTTCTACGATGTCCTGGTCAGCACCGATGGCGGGACTTTCGAAAAGGTCAGTTCCGCCCCGCTGATCTCGACGGCATTTCTGCACATGTCGCCGCCGGAGGGCGTGCGTTATGCGGTGTGCGCCCGCGATGCATTCGGCCGCCGCAGCGAGCTTTGTGTCTCCGGCTCATGA
- a CDS encoding sugar phosphate isomerase/epimerase family protein, producing the protein MDIAYFTKTLEGLSLEKAAGITAGLGFDCADLLIRDGHAVSPDSPEEIINAVKLFAAAGLRTPMATIDSTRPDDATSRLLGCCGEAGIGQVRLGFWRYDSSRRWQAQLDEARRDLDGFERLAERFGIKLTIQLHGGTLHSSGALAVRLLAGRDPVRIGAYPDPANQIIREGSEDWRLTLDILEPWFCCIGVKNSGWFPGAYGAHGQRTWHSDWYGLDEGMVPWNEIVPHLVATGFAGVLSMQSQYRVSRERALDKVRADLAHLRRLVAVAKE; encoded by the coding sequence ATGGATATCGCCTATTTCACCAAGACCCTGGAGGGCCTGTCGCTCGAGAAGGCGGCCGGGATCACTGCCGGTTTGGGATTCGACTGCGCTGATCTTCTCATTCGCGATGGTCACGCCGTTTCCCCTGACAGTCCGGAGGAAATCATCAATGCGGTAAAGCTCTTTGCCGCGGCCGGTCTGCGCACCCCGATGGCGACCATCGATTCCACCCGGCCCGACGATGCCACATCCCGGCTTCTCGGTTGTTGCGGCGAGGCTGGCATCGGGCAGGTCCGGCTGGGCTTCTGGCGCTATGACTCGTCGCGGCGCTGGCAGGCCCAGCTTGATGAGGCGCGGCGCGATCTCGACGGCTTCGAGCGCCTGGCTGAACGCTTCGGCATCAAGCTCACCATCCAGCTTCACGGCGGGACCCTGCACAGCTCGGGCGCGCTGGCGGTGCGATTGCTGGCCGGGCGCGATCCGGTCAGGATTGGCGCTTATCCCGATCCGGCCAATCAGATCATTCGCGAGGGGAGCGAGGACTGGCGTTTGACCCTCGATATTCTCGAACCGTGGTTCTGCTGCATTGGCGTCAAGAACAGTGGTTGGTTCCCCGGCGCTTACGGAGCTCATGGCCAGCGTACATGGCATTCGGACTGGTACGGGCTCGATGAAGGCATGGTGCCCTGGAACGAAATAGTCCCGCATCTGGTGGCCACTGGATTTGCCGGCGTGCTCTCGATGCAATCCCAATACCGCGTCTCTCGAGAGCGGGCGCTCGACAAGGTCCGCGCCGATCTTGCCCATCTCAGGCGCCTGGTCGCCGTAGCGAAAGAGTAG